Proteins from one bacterium genomic window:
- a CDS encoding PIN domain-containing protein has translation MAKIFLDTNILVYTVDIHDPVRSQQARTLLKQVHDSGQGVISTQVMQEFYVAVTRKLLVDPLVAKQLIDSFPPMEIVPVDVTMVREAIDASILNRISFWDALIVVAAHKAKCSELWTEDLNPGQSILSVTVRNPMATRSAQTVKEPGAPYLISPKSRKRISSRP, from the coding sequence GTGGCTAAAATTTTTCTCGATACCAATATCCTGGTGTACACCGTGGATATCCATGACCCCGTTCGATCTCAGCAGGCAAGGACGTTGTTGAAACAGGTTCACGACAGTGGTCAAGGGGTGATTTCAACCCAGGTGATGCAGGAATTTTATGTCGCCGTTACCCGGAAACTTCTGGTGGATCCCCTGGTGGCGAAACAACTCATTGATTCATTTCCCCCGATGGAGATCGTGCCGGTTGACGTAACCATGGTTCGGGAGGCTATCGATGCCAGCATCTTGAATCGGATTTCATTTTGGGATGCCCTGATTGTGGTGGCCGCACACAAGGCCAAATGCTCTGAACTTTGGACAGAAGATCTTAATCCCGGTCAATCCATTCTCTCTGTAACGGTGCGGAACCCCATGGCAACAAGGAGTGCACAAACCGTGAAAGAGCCTGGCGCCCCCTACCTCATCAGTCCCAAATCCCGCAAACGAATCTCCAGCCGTCCGTAG
- a CDS encoding ferredoxin, producing MNAKVDQDLCIGCGLCEQICPEVFKMEGDKAVASGAVVPKEVEGSCKEAADGCPVSAILIGP from the coding sequence ATGAACGCAAAAGTAGATCAGGATTTATGCATCGGGTGCGGTTTATGTGAGCAGATCTGTCCCGAGGTGTTCAAGATGGAAGGCGATAAAGCTGTCGCATCCGGCGCTGTGGTTCCCAAAGAAGTCGAGGGGTCGTGCAAAGAAGCAGCCGATGGGTGTCCCGTATCGGCGATCTTGATCGGCCCATAA
- the truA gene encoding tRNA pseudouridine(38-40) synthase TruA: MAEMVQIGAVEVKSGGVTNNLLYCMYMDEHFKPKAPTFRYRITVAYDGSAYAGWQVQPNHMTVQQRIEEVLQYLTGEIIKVHGSGRTDQGVHAEGQVAHFDLSKKWVCWQLLNGMNARLSQDIRILKVARAKHDFHARRSAVKKEYRYFIWNAKVMNPTRRHYAVYIRRPLDVKAMQAAASVLVGRHDFAAFTANPNRIVESTVREVFSLSVKRVGSQIIIRAASEGFLYKMVRSLTGLLLRVGEGAVPLEEVKEILASKVRTARVPTAPPEGLFLWRVWY; the protein is encoded by the coding sequence ATGGCTGAGATGGTGCAGATTGGAGCAGTCGAAGTCAAGAGTGGTGGCGTAACCAATAACTTGTTATATTGCATGTATATGGACGAACACTTTAAGCCAAAAGCACCAACCTTCCGTTATCGGATCACGGTTGCCTATGATGGGAGCGCCTATGCTGGTTGGCAGGTGCAGCCGAATCATATGACGGTGCAGCAACGCATTGAAGAAGTGCTGCAATACCTGACGGGTGAAATCATCAAGGTTCACGGTAGCGGGCGAACCGATCAGGGTGTCCATGCCGAAGGTCAGGTGGCCCATTTTGATCTCTCAAAAAAATGGGTATGTTGGCAGCTATTGAATGGCATGAACGCCAGGCTTTCACAGGATATCCGTATACTTAAGGTGGCCCGCGCCAAACACGACTTTCACGCCCGGCGCAGTGCTGTCAAAAAAGAATACCGGTATTTTATCTGGAATGCCAAGGTCATGAATCCGACCCGGCGGCATTATGCGGTCTATATCCGGAGACCCCTTGATGTCAAAGCCATGCAGGCGGCCGCGAGTGTTCTGGTAGGGAGGCACGACTTTGCCGCATTCACGGCCAATCCCAATCGCATTGTCGAAAGCACGGTTCGGGAAGTTTTTTCCCTGTCGGTCAAACGGGTTGGTTCACAAATTATCATTCGTGCGGCCAGCGAGGGCTTTCTCTACAAAATGGTGCGTAGCCTGACCGGACTCCTCCTGCGGGTAGGGGAAGGAGCTGTTCCTCTGGAAGAAGTGAAGGAGATCCTGGCATCTAAAGTCCGGACTGCCCGTGTGCCCACCGCTCCGCCTGAAGGGCTGTTTCTCTGGCGTGTGTGGTATTAA
- a CDS encoding UDP-N-acetylglucosamine--N-acetylmuramyl-(pentapeptide) pyrophosphoryl-undecaprenol N-acetylglucosamine transferase: protein MAKYSISCGGTGGHVFPGMATGLALQKNGHEVALWLSGKAIEAATRHAWSGQVINIDSAKISFHPLRLPKTILTVVRAFRASVKALRTQKPSALLAMGSYSSLGPVLAASYLKIPVILHEANVIPGKAISFLSRFATAIAITFPETRNYLKHRHIHETGLPIRKQMEEAAAVPSDLPAHFTVLTMGGSQGAQHLNEMVPVALGLLGEARIPVEAIHLAGEKAKPSVREAYRKAGVPATVYGFCSDMVSVYRKTSLAISRSGANSCLELALFGIPAILIPLPTSARDHQKANAKAMMDAGAAIMLEQSTLTPDLLAEHLRKLATTSGEINRMRAQAKARASTGADQSLADLIVKVGNSR, encoded by the coding sequence ATGGCAAAATACAGTATTTCTTGTGGCGGAACCGGAGGCCATGTGTTTCCGGGAATGGCAACCGGTTTGGCACTTCAGAAAAACGGACACGAAGTGGCGCTCTGGTTGTCCGGTAAAGCGATTGAAGCCGCAACCCGGCACGCGTGGTCGGGGCAGGTTATCAACATTGATTCCGCCAAAATCTCATTCCATCCTCTCCGATTGCCCAAAACCATTCTGACGGTGGTCCGTGCGTTCCGCGCCAGCGTGAAGGCTCTCCGCACACAAAAGCCATCGGCACTGCTCGCTATGGGAAGCTACTCATCACTCGGCCCCGTTCTTGCCGCAAGTTATTTGAAAATTCCGGTTATCCTGCATGAGGCCAACGTCATTCCGGGGAAAGCCATATCTTTTCTTTCGCGGTTTGCCACGGCCATTGCCATTACCTTTCCTGAAACACGCAACTATCTCAAGCATAGGCATATCCATGAGACCGGTCTTCCGATTCGAAAGCAAATGGAAGAGGCCGCCGCAGTGCCAAGTGATCTACCTGCCCATTTCACAGTACTGACCATGGGGGGAAGTCAAGGTGCCCAGCACCTCAATGAGATGGTGCCCGTGGCACTGGGACTTCTGGGTGAAGCGAGGATTCCTGTCGAGGCCATTCATCTTGCCGGCGAGAAAGCAAAACCATCGGTTAGGGAGGCCTATCGCAAAGCTGGCGTCCCCGCAACCGTATATGGCTTCTGCTCTGATATGGTTTCGGTCTATCGAAAAACCAGCCTGGCGATTTCAAGATCCGGGGCTAACTCATGCCTCGAGCTCGCACTATTCGGGATCCCGGCCATTCTCATTCCCCTCCCCACTTCCGCCCGCGACCACCAAAAAGCCAACGCCAAAGCCATGATGGACGCCGGAGCAGCCATCATGCTGGAACAGTCCACACTCACCCCGGATTTGCTGGCAGAACACCTTCGTAAACTCGCCACCACCTCCGGCGAAATAAACAGAATGCGGGCACAGGCCAAAGCACGAGCCTCAACTGGTGCCGACCAATCCCTCGCAGATTTAATTGTGAAAGTCGGTAACAGTCGGTAA
- a CDS encoding dihydroorotate dehydrogenase electron transfer subunit — protein sequence MRIENGTVASHNPMGPYYRVLTLNLPELANSALPGQFVHLRITSLHDAVLRRPFSIYKVEEKHLSILYKSVGRGTVTMQALKEGDSVSIVGPLGNGFPLTLQPGTTPVLIGGGYGVAPLYFLARRMTRRGLLFVGGAKAVDILLAEDFKALGWDVRIATDDGSLGDKGLVTAPLDAWLKAGMGSVLPEFYACGPNGMLKAVGDRAIKGNQKAWLSLDRHMGCGVGACLACVQKVRLSGQETLARVCKDGPIFESREVIWDD from the coding sequence ATGCGTATTGAAAATGGAACTGTTGCCAGCCATAACCCCATGGGCCCCTATTACCGGGTGCTCACTTTAAACTTGCCGGAACTAGCGAACTCGGCCCTTCCGGGACAGTTTGTTCATCTCCGCATAACGAGTTTACATGATGCGGTGTTAAGAAGACCATTTAGTATTTACAAGGTTGAGGAAAAACACCTTTCAATCCTCTATAAGTCGGTTGGGCGGGGTACGGTAACCATGCAGGCACTCAAAGAAGGTGATTCCGTCAGTATTGTCGGCCCACTGGGCAATGGGTTCCCGCTGACCCTTCAGCCCGGAACCACGCCGGTATTAATTGGCGGGGGCTATGGTGTGGCCCCCTTGTATTTTCTGGCACGACGCATGACTCGACGCGGCCTTCTGTTTGTGGGGGGCGCCAAGGCGGTGGATATTCTTCTCGCGGAGGACTTCAAGGCCCTCGGGTGGGATGTCCGTATTGCCACTGATGATGGATCATTGGGAGATAAAGGGCTGGTAACCGCTCCCCTGGACGCCTGGCTGAAAGCCGGCATGGGTTCGGTGCTCCCGGAATTCTATGCCTGCGGACCCAACGGCATGTTGAAGGCTGTCGGTGACCGCGCCATCAAAGGGAACCAGAAGGCCTGGCTCTCGCTTGATCGACATATGGGATGTGGCGTGGGTGCCTGCCTCGCCTGTGTGCAGAAGGTCCGCCTAAGTGGGCAGGAAACCCTGGCGCGGGTTTGCAAAGATGGCCCCATATTTGAATCGCGTGAGGTAATTTGGGATGACTAA
- a CDS encoding dihydroorotate dehydrogenase, whose amino-acid sequence MKPTLDINLAGIRMKNPVMVASGTFGYGPEYAELVDLNKLGAIVVKGISLEPWAGNKTPRMVEVSGGLINAIGLQNPGTKGFTEKYMPFLRKYDVPVIVNIWGKTLEEYIAVAEWFEKVEGVHALEINISCPNVKAGGSSFGVHLDSTARVVAGVRAKTKLPIIPKLAPNVSDIGAFAKVCEDNGADAISLINSFPAMAIDIETRKPILANISGGLSGPAIHPIALKLVYEAAKAVNIPLIAIGGITSAKEAIEFMIAGASAVSVGTANFIEPRTSLQVVEGISDYLIRHNMTKVQDLVRSIKL is encoded by the coding sequence ATGAAACCGACTCTTGATATCAACCTCGCCGGCATCCGGATGAAAAATCCGGTGATGGTGGCTTCCGGCACTTTTGGGTATGGCCCGGAATATGCCGAACTTGTTGATTTGAACAAGCTTGGCGCGATCGTGGTCAAGGGCATCAGCCTGGAGCCCTGGGCGGGAAACAAAACCCCGCGGATGGTTGAAGTTTCCGGCGGCCTGATCAATGCCATCGGACTTCAGAACCCGGGAACCAAAGGGTTTACCGAGAAGTATATGCCGTTTCTTCGCAAGTATGATGTGCCCGTGATTGTCAATATCTGGGGCAAGACACTTGAAGAGTATATCGCTGTGGCGGAATGGTTCGAAAAGGTCGAGGGCGTTCATGCGCTGGAGATCAATATTTCCTGTCCCAACGTCAAGGCGGGCGGCAGTTCGTTTGGAGTCCATCTCGATTCCACCGCGCGCGTCGTCGCTGGCGTGCGTGCCAAAACAAAATTACCCATTATTCCCAAACTGGCGCCGAATGTCTCCGATATCGGAGCCTTTGCCAAAGTCTGCGAAGATAACGGTGCGGATGCCATTTCGTTAATCAACTCCTTCCCGGCCATGGCCATTGATATCGAGACACGAAAGCCGATTCTGGCCAATATTTCTGGGGGCCTGAGTGGTCCGGCCATTCATCCTATTGCCTTGAAACTGGTTTATGAGGCGGCCAAGGCCGTGAACATTCCTTTGATCGCCATTGGCGGCATTACGTCAGCTAAAGAAGCCATTGAATTTATGATCGCAGGCGCTTCCGCCGTGTCTGTGGGAACCGCAAATTTCATCGAACCCCGTACCTCGTTGCAAGTGGTAGAGGGAATTTCTGATTATCTCATCCGGCATAACATGACAAAAGTCCAGGATCTCGTCCGAAGTATCAAGTTATGA
- a CDS encoding alkene reductase, with product MNTMKLFESFKLGSVELKNRIVMAPMTRSRAVGNLANTMVAEYYSQRAGTGLIITEGTSPSPNGLGYARIPGLYSVEQTASWNQVTCGVHAQGGRIFLQMMHGGRVGNKLNLPPGAALLAPSTVAVKGKIWTDSQGEQPYDMPRAMTPGDIQRIINEYVQTARNALTAGFDGVEIHGANGYLINQFLDPASNQRNDAYGRDHAGRNRFACEVATEIIAAIGADRVGIRLSPYGMFNDMSGAYAGIAGQYTELAAALGKLGLAYLHLVDHSSMGAPKPETATVQAMCHGFRAAGGRIILSGGYDRDRAEADLQSGAADLVAFGRPFIANPNLVERLKTGTPLASPDMSTFYTPGPKGYTDYPG from the coding sequence ATGAATACCATGAAACTATTTGAGTCATTCAAGTTGGGGTCAGTAGAGTTGAAAAACCGCATCGTCATGGCTCCCATGACCCGCTCCCGAGCCGTTGGGAACTTGGCCAACACAATGGTAGCTGAATACTATTCCCAAAGAGCCGGCACCGGTTTGATAATAACAGAGGGAACCTCCCCGTCCCCCAACGGATTAGGGTATGCCCGCATTCCCGGGCTCTATTCGGTGGAGCAGACTGCTTCCTGGAATCAGGTAACCTGTGGAGTTCATGCTCAGGGCGGACGAATTTTCCTGCAGATGATGCACGGCGGACGGGTGGGCAATAAGCTTAACCTGCCACCGGGCGCAGCACTGTTGGCCCCCTCCACAGTGGCCGTGAAAGGGAAAATCTGGACGGATAGTCAAGGTGAACAGCCCTACGACATGCCCCGGGCGATGACCCCGGGCGATATCCAGAGGATCATTAATGAATACGTCCAGACCGCGCGTAATGCCCTTACTGCGGGCTTTGACGGTGTTGAAATTCATGGAGCCAACGGCTATCTGATCAACCAGTTTCTGGATCCAGCTTCTAATCAACGTAATGATGCCTATGGTCGTGACCACGCTGGTCGAAATCGTTTTGCCTGTGAGGTCGCGACGGAGATCATTGCGGCCATTGGGGCCGACCGGGTAGGCATCCGCCTCTCCCCTTACGGTATGTTCAACGATATGAGCGGGGCCTATGCGGGAATCGCCGGGCAGTATACTGAATTAGCCGCAGCGCTAGGCAAACTCGGTCTGGCCTACCTCCATCTCGTCGACCACTCGTCCATGGGTGCCCCGAAACCCGAGACCGCTACAGTCCAGGCCATGTGTCATGGTTTTCGTGCTGCGGGGGGCCGCATCATTCTATCCGGCGGCTATGACCGTGATCGGGCCGAAGCGGATTTACAAAGCGGGGCCGCAGACTTAGTGGCCTTTGGTCGCCCTTTCATTGCCAACCCGAATCTGGTCGAGCGACTCAAAACAGGCACTCCTCTGGCATCACCAGATATGTCGACATTCTATACTCCCGGCCCCAAGGGATATACTGATTATCCCGGTTAA
- the murC gene encoding UDP-N-acetylmuramate--L-alanine ligase produces the protein MNNINDKRSKLLRDLLASGTGTIHLAGICGVGMAGLAVLLKARGFRITGCDLMLNKLAGWLTERGIDVSNQHSPDHITPEVNWVIRSAAVSEASAEIQAALQKNIPIYKRGEVLPALLELSETSIAIAGTHGKTTTSTFTAQLLASAGRQPSFCIGGEVDPLGGVAGAGSGDITIAEADESDGTLALYHPDIAVITNIDFDHMEHFSGVTEFEDCFRTFIQQTQKCLIYCADDERAAKLCGEHGHGISYGLSPAAQLHAKHLQEHTTFTSFQVSWRNHDLGVFTVPAPGRHNVLNALASLAVGLELALTPDQLRQSLAKVVLPRRRFERIIDRDDVVVVSDYAHHPAEITALVRAAHRLGRPRTFGVFQPHRYTRTLALGPDYPLAFEGLDEVVLCPVYAASEKPLPGGSIWDLYAHCRKRPHLRTVVATSLRDAWEYSRNQLRIGDLFLIIGAGDVDRIARWAQDDLKQVRVDELHSLIGRAIRQIDLSATIVKGNEPLAGRTTLGVGGRADLWMEIGTEHDLEKIAIWCSQETIPLQILGGGSNVLVSDLGVRGVVARLVGEPFRRIEERGDLIVAGAGTPLARLASWAEEHQKTGLEFLEGIPGTVGGAVVGNAGACGGSIANVLAWVRILDRDNRICTLTRENLEFGYRSCPTLRGQIVIDAGFRLNPGNSDAIRRKHEELAAHRVWAKGLRSAGSIFKNPPGNFAGKIIEQSGFKGFTVGGASVSLHHANVIVTQSGATASDVLAVLEIIREVIQRTQGVRLETEIKIME, from the coding sequence ATGAACAATATCAACGACAAACGAAGCAAACTCCTGCGTGACTTGCTTGCCTCTGGAACCGGGACCATTCATCTGGCCGGTATTTGCGGGGTGGGAATGGCGGGGCTTGCCGTGCTTCTCAAGGCCCGCGGCTTCCGGATAACGGGCTGTGATCTGATGCTGAATAAGCTGGCGGGCTGGCTCACTGAACGAGGGATTGATGTCAGTAATCAGCATTCTCCAGATCACATCACGCCCGAAGTCAACTGGGTCATCCGCAGTGCCGCTGTCTCCGAGGCTTCCGCAGAAATTCAGGCGGCGTTACAAAAGAACATCCCGATCTATAAACGGGGTGAAGTGTTGCCCGCTTTACTGGAACTATCAGAAACGTCCATTGCCATCGCGGGGACCCATGGCAAAACGACCACCTCAACCTTCACGGCCCAACTATTGGCGTCTGCTGGACGCCAGCCCTCATTCTGCATCGGCGGAGAAGTGGATCCCCTGGGGGGCGTCGCAGGTGCCGGTTCAGGCGACATCACCATCGCTGAAGCCGACGAGAGCGATGGTACCCTCGCCTTGTATCACCCGGACATCGCCGTCATTACCAACATTGATTTTGACCACATGGAACATTTCAGCGGCGTCACGGAATTTGAAGACTGCTTCCGGACATTTATTCAGCAGACCCAAAAATGCCTGATCTACTGCGCGGATGACGAGCGAGCCGCGAAACTCTGTGGCGAGCATGGGCACGGCATTTCATATGGGTTATCTCCCGCGGCCCAACTCCACGCGAAACACCTACAGGAACACACCACTTTCACATCCTTTCAGGTGTCATGGAGAAATCATGACCTTGGCGTTTTTACCGTACCCGCCCCCGGTCGGCATAATGTCCTGAATGCTCTGGCCAGCCTGGCCGTGGGACTCGAACTTGCATTAACTCCAGATCAACTTCGTCAGAGTCTGGCCAAAGTCGTTCTGCCCCGTCGACGCTTTGAGCGCATTATTGACCGCGATGATGTCGTCGTCGTCTCTGATTATGCCCACCACCCGGCTGAAATCACGGCCCTTGTCAGGGCCGCACACCGGCTTGGCCGCCCCCGTACCTTCGGAGTATTCCAGCCTCATCGTTACACCAGAACCCTGGCACTTGGCCCCGACTATCCCCTTGCCTTTGAAGGACTTGACGAAGTCGTGCTGTGTCCCGTTTATGCGGCTTCTGAAAAGCCACTCCCGGGCGGCTCGATTTGGGATCTCTATGCTCATTGCCGGAAGCGCCCCCACCTTCGCACCGTGGTTGCGACCTCCTTGCGGGACGCCTGGGAATATAGCCGAAATCAACTCAGAATAGGTGATCTCTTTCTCATCATCGGGGCGGGTGATGTAGACCGAATCGCCCGATGGGCGCAGGACGACTTGAAGCAAGTTCGTGTGGATGAACTGCATAGCCTGATTGGACGAGCTATCCGCCAGATTGATTTGTCGGCTACCATCGTAAAAGGAAATGAGCCCTTGGCGGGGCGCACGACACTCGGCGTAGGTGGACGGGCGGATCTTTGGATGGAGATTGGCACAGAACACGATCTTGAGAAAATTGCCATCTGGTGCAGCCAGGAAACCATCCCCCTGCAAATTCTCGGTGGCGGAAGCAATGTACTCGTAAGCGATCTGGGCGTCCGGGGGGTAGTCGCCAGACTTGTCGGCGAGCCATTCCGCCGGATTGAGGAACGCGGTGATCTGATTGTAGCCGGTGCTGGAACGCCCCTCGCACGTTTGGCCAGTTGGGCTGAGGAACACCAGAAAACCGGGCTCGAATTCCTAGAAGGCATTCCCGGCACAGTGGGCGGAGCCGTGGTGGGAAATGCCGGGGCCTGCGGCGGCTCAATCGCCAATGTGCTTGCCTGGGTTCGTATTTTGGATCGCGATAACCGGATATGCACCCTGACACGCGAAAATCTCGAATTTGGATACCGGTCCTGCCCGACTTTGCGCGGACAGATCGTGATTGATGCAGGGTTTCGGCTAAACCCCGGGAATTCAGATGCCATTCGCCGGAAACATGAAGAATTAGCAGCGCACCGCGTCTGGGCGAAGGGCCTGCGATCAGCCGGCTCCATATTTAAGAATCCGCCTGGTAATTTCGCAGGAAAGATTATTGAACAGTCGGGATTTAAGGGTTTCACCGTGGGCGGAGCGAGCGTTTCCCTTCATCATGCCAATGTCATCGTAACGCAGTCTGGCGCCACCGCCTCGGATGTGCTGGCCGTGTTGGAAATTATTCGTGAAGTTATCCAGCGAACTCAAGGGGTTCGGTTGGAAACTGAAATCAAAATTATGGAATAA